In Trichoderma asperellum chromosome 1, complete sequence, a single window of DNA contains:
- a CDS encoding uncharacterized protein (EggNog:ENOG41~antiSMASH:Cluster_1.6~TransMembrane:1 (n10-20c24/25o379-399i)~SECRETED:SignalP(1-24)), producing the protein MARKHFFPSLSAALLAGQFLCVLAKPWTRSTASPILSAPNHIVPDYVTKYAPLVWLHSDDPFRPSDLLEHIRHTTPAVNQSFVPDLPELNLDNLALLNNISSETVALTSNDDVTTLPAWLYGHDPDESGKIANATPCVVILVERSPRDVDAFFFYFYSYDRGANITQVVEPLNRLIEDTEHGMHFGDHVGDWEHNMIRFRDSKPTGIYYSQHAGGAAYDWNDMTLSMKSGRPLVFSAYGSHANYATSGDHIHDSALIDYCDAGKLWDPALSAYFYHLDPANFRLTRLFTSISNTTVASNMTSFFYYTGMWGDAQYPDSDDRQKTVPKFGLKRFVSGPQGPIVKNLVRKGLMPDEREKKTWMQWGVGIFMSWYPCCIRGYRVWVSVAVIIGFIILTVFGVRHGVKKYRRTKGYQKLDTEIPLRDMNHNSEDDAGLHRNQSN; encoded by the exons atggccagAAAACACTTCTTTCCTAGTCTGagcgctgcgctgctggccGGCCAGTTCCTCTGCGTCCTTGCAAAGCCTTGGACCCGAAGCACAGCCTCGCCCATATTGTCTGCGCCAAATCACATTGTTCCCGACTATGTGACAAAATACG CGCCGCTTGTGTGGCTACACTCAGATGATCCTTTCCGGCCATCAGATCTGCTCGAACACATTCGTCACACAACTCCTGCAGTCAACCAGAGCTTTGTCCCCGATCTGCCAGAACTGAACCTCGATAACCTCGCCCTCCTCAACAATATTAGTAGTGAAACAGTCGCTCTGACCTCCAATGACGATGTTACAACTCTGCCGGCATGGCTCTACGGCCATGATCCCGACGAATCCGGGAAGATTGCAAATGCAACGCCTTGTGTTGTGATCCTCGTCGAACGAAGTCCCCGAGACGTTgacgcctttttcttctatttttactCATACGATCGAGGCGCAAATATCACGCAGGTGGTGGAACCTCTAAACCGCCTGATAGAAGATACTGAGCATGGGATGCATTTTGGAGACCACGTCGGTGACTG GGAACACAACATGATACGATTCCGCGATAGCAAGCCCACTGGTATCTACTACAGCCAGCATGCCGGTGGTGCTGCTTATGACTGGAACGATATGACACTTTCTATGAAAAGTGGGCGG CCTCTTGTGTTCAGCGCATACGGATCGCACGCGAATTACGCTACTTCTGG CGATCACATCCATGATTCGGCCTTGATCGACTATTGTGATGCCGGCAAACTGTGGGATCCAGCCCTCTCGGCATACTTCTATCACCTTGACCCAGCCAATTTTAGACTAACGCGCCTGTTTACCTCGATATCCAACACCACGGTTGCGTCCAACATGACATCCTTCTTCTACTACACCGGCATGTGGGGCGATGCCCAATATCCGGATTCTGATGATCGACAAAAGACAGTTCCAAAGTTTGGTCTAAAGCGATTTGTATCTGGCCCACAAGGCCCCATTGTCAAAAATCTCGTACGAAAAGGACTTATGCCCGACGAACGTGAAAAGAAAACGTGGATGCAGTGGGGTGTTGGCATTTTCATGTCATGGTACCCGTGCTGTATACGAGGGTACAGAGTCTGGGTGTCTGTCGCAGTGATTATAGGATTTATAATCTTGACCGTGTTTGGAGTAAGGCATGGAGTGAAGAAGTACAGGAGGACGAAGGGATACCAAAAACTAGACACAGAGATTCCATTACGCGACATGAACCATAACAGTGAGGACGATGCTGGCTTGCATCGCAACCAATCCAACTAG
- a CDS encoding uncharacterized protein (antiSMASH:Cluster_1.6~TransMembrane:12 (i105-126o138-161i173-192o198-217i224-243o263-282i350-372o378-399i420-439o445-469i481-502o514-533i)) codes for MTGGKRLFLRPEEKPGYVLPPEYQLLLKNEEESAARGASPASTFQNNDADVEAHRSSLDADGIELHKTKSVPIAPVKTSDSTILVDWYSTDDAANPQNWSTGKRAWVAIVMSLYTMIAYMAGSLYATSEPGIQAHFGVGNQTVLLGLSMFVLVYGFGPLFFGPITEIPVIGRGWVYSLSFIVTFALSFPTATVNNFDGLITLRIFQGFFGSVGIAIGSASVGNVVPFLYFPYGLVAWILAFWWAPPIGTVSSGFAAMAHGWRWPMWLITWWSAPMLLMLLFLTPETSPSNILLRRAQRLRALTGDSRLQCQGELDQRGMTATSIVMETLIRPFEIAVKGPAVAYVHLYTAFFYGVFFCFFEVFPLVFIPIYGFNLGEIGLVFQCCGIGATIGTVFYVIFLRYYMIPDNIKNGFDNHEQRLIPALAGSILTPIGRFIFAWTHYVHIHWIAPMIGVVTFCVGMFWIIMALFTYVPVSYTQYTASIYTSNGIARSLIACSAVHIARPLFINVGTHEGVTILACLNVLGIPATWYIYKKGAQLRAKSKLAQC; via the exons ATGACAGGTGGCAAGAGACTATTTCTTCGTCCAGAAGAGAAGCCAGGCTACGTTCTACCTCCCGAGTATCAGCTTTTACtaaagaatgaagaagaatctGCAGCAAGAGGAGCCAGTCCTGCATCCACATTTCAGAATAACGACGCGGATGTGGAGGCTCACAGAAGCTCATTAGACGCAGACGGTATTGAGCTTCACAAAACAAAGTCGGTCCCTATCGCTCCAGTAAAGACGTCTGACAGCACTATTCTCGTCGACTGGTATTCTACCGATGATGCTGCGAATCCCCAGAATTGGTCGACGGGGAAGAGAGCATGGGTTGCCATTGTCATGAGCTTATACACCATGATTGCCTACATGGCAGGTTCACTCTACGCTACCTCTGAACCTGGCATTCAGGCTCACTTTGGTGTGGGAAACCAAACGGTCCTCCTCGGTCTGTCAATGTTCGTCCTAGTATATGGTTTTGGTCCCCTATTCTTCGGCCCCATCACAGAAATTCCCGTCATCGGCAGAGGCTGGGTGTATTCGCTCTCGTTCATTGTTACCTTTGCCCTCAGCTTTCCTACCGCTACCGTCAATAACTTTGATGGATTGATTACCCTGCGGATTTTCCAAGGCTTCTTTGGCAGCGTTGGTATTGCCATTGGTAGTGCTAGTGTTGGCAATGTCGTTCCCTTTCTGTATTTCCCGTATGGTCTGGTGGCGTGGATTCTGGCCTTCTGGTGGGCTCCTCCCATTGG AACCGTGAGTAGTGGCTTCGCCGCAATGGCacatggctggagatggcccATGTGGTTAATCACCTGGTGGTCAGCACCTATGCTGTTGATGCTTCTGTTCCTTACACCAGAGACATCCCCTTCCAATATTTTGCTCAGACGTGCGCAGCGCCTTCGAGCACTTACCGGCGATTCAAGACTCCAGTGTCAGGGTGAACTTGACCAGCGAGGTATGACAGCGACAAGCATTGTGATGGAGACTCTCATCAGGCCTTTTGAGATTGCCGTCAAGGGCCCCGCTGTTGCATATGTCCACTTGTATACCGCCTTCTTCTAcggcgtcttcttctgcttctttgaAGTTTTCCCTCTCGTCTTCATCCCCATCTACGGCTTCAACCTTGGAGAAATCGGCCTGGTATTTCAGTGCTGCGGTATCGGTGCCACCATTGGCACGGTATTTTACGTCATCTTTCTGCGCTACTACATGATTCCCGATAACATCAAGAACGGTTTCGACAACCACGAGCAACGTCTGATTCCTGCTCTTGCTGGCTCAATTTTGACTCCCATTGGCCGCTTCATCTTTGCCTGGACTCATTACGTTCATATACACTGGATTGCTCCTATGATTGGTGTTGTGACGTTTTGCGTTGGAATGTTTTGGATTATCATGGCACTCTTCACTTATGTCCCAGTTTCGTACACGCAGTACACGGCATCGATCTACACATCCAATGGCATTGCCAGATCTTTGATTGCATGCTCGGCAGTCCACATTGCACGGCCCCTGTTTATCAACGTGGGCACCCACGAAGGTGTGACTATCCTCGCCTGTCTGAACGTGCTTGGTATTCCGGCAACCTGGTACATTTACAAGAAGGGTGCCCAGCTTCGTGCCAAGTCTAAGTTGGCCCAGTGCTAG
- a CDS encoding uncharacterized protein (EggNog:ENOG41~antiSMASH:Cluster_1.6~TransMembrane:11 (o92-117i138-158o173-194i206-223o243-265i277-299o333-357i369-392o398-420i441-463o478-497i)), which yields MEKIENDIAAEPALESQIISDEEASTSGFFARANQRILNLKHFEARGIERVPEDERLEKVGASNYLQMTMLWFSTNITANNMALGMLGPLDYSLGFTDAALCATFGAVLGAIGVAYISTFGPASGNRTMVLARYFMGYWPSKICTILNIVIMLGYGMIDCLVGGQILSAVADGGLSVIVGIIIIAVISWVIVVFGMSTFQTYERWAWVPQLIAAFVLVGSAGTKFDTSIQSTGSASTIRGNRLSFFSLCLSSSIAWAPAAADFYVYYPENTKKWKTFAMTAAGVGLAMSFAYLLGVGLASGTFTQPSWSAANDVSSGALIVEGYHGLGGFGKFLGVLVALGLVANNIPGTYSAALCFQVLGRYGARIPRWILSCVGAIIYTACALGGRNYLYDIFENFLALMGYWVTIFIVITLEEHLIFRRTRGFDWTAWSDPSRLPLGLAAFAAFIVGWVGAILCMYQVYYVGPIAKLASPTGADLGIWVGSSWAMIVFPPLRWLELRKIGR from the exons ATGGAGAAGATTGAGAATGACATTGCGGCCGAGCCGGCGTTGGAGAGCCAGATCATCTCCGACGAAGAGGCATCCACCAGCGGCTTCTTTGCTCGCGCAAACCAGCGGATCCTCAACCTCAAGCACTTCGAGGCTCGCGGTATCGAGCGGGTGCCGGAAGATGAGCGGCTGGAAAAGGTCGGCGCCTCCAACTACCTGCAGATGACGATGCTGTGGTTTAGCACCAACATCACCGCCAACAACATGGCTCTTGGCATGCTGGGGCCGCTCGACTATTCCCTAGGCTTTACAGACGCGGCGCTATGCGCGACTTTTGGCGCCGTCTTGGGGGCCATTGGCGTCGCCTACATCAGCACGTTTGGCCCGGCCAGCGGGAATCGCACAATG GTCTTGGCGAGATACTTCATGGGCTACTGGCCCAGCAAGATCTGCACCATCTTGAACATTGTGATTATGCTGGGATATGGCATGATTGACTGTCTCGTAGGAGGTCAGATCCTGTCGGCCGTTGCTGATGGCGGGCTGAGCGTCATTGTCGGCATCATTATAATTGCTGTCATCTCTTGGGTTATTGTCGTCTTTGGCATGTCAACCTTCCAAACATACGAAAG GTGGGCTTGGGTTCCGCAACTCATTGCAGCATTTGTCCTGGTCGGTTCCGCCGGCACCAAATTCGACACCTCTATCCAGTCAACTGGAAGCGCGTCAACCATCAGGGGCAACCGCCTCTCGTTCTTCTCGCTGTGCCTGTCTTCATCCATTGCCTGGGCacccgcagcagcagacttTTACGTCTACTACCCCGAAAACACCAAGAAGTGGAAGACATTCGCCATGACGGCCGCAGGCGTGGGCCTTGCCATGAGCTTTGCATATCTCCTAGGCGTTGGCCTTGCATCCGGGACCTTTACCCAGCCATCGTGGAGCGCTGCCAACGACGTGTCTTCTGGAGCGCTCATCGTCGAAGGATACCACGGCCTGGGGGGTTTTGGAAAGTTTCTCGGCGTCCTCGTTGCCCTCGGCCTCGTCGCGAACAACATCCCCGGCACATATTCTGCGGCTTTGTGCTTTCAGGTGCTTGGCCGATACGGCGCGCGAATCCCGCGATGGATTCTTTCGTGTGTCGGCGCCATCATCTATACTGCGTGTGCTTTGGGTGGACGCAACTACCTCTATGACATTTTTGAGAACTTTTTGGCTCTCATGGGCTATTGGGttaccatcttcatcgtcatcacgcTGGAAGAGCACTTGATTTTTCGTAGAACTCGTGGGTTTGACTGGACAGCTTGGTCTGATCCTTCACGGTTGCCGCTGGGCCTTGCTGCCTTTGCAGCGTTTATCGTCGGATGGGTCGGAGCCATCTTATGCATGTATCAAGTCTATTACGTTGGTCCCATTGCCAAGCTCGCCAGTCCAACAGGGGCTGATCTTGGCATTTGGGTCGGCTCATCATGGGCCATGATTGTATTCCCCCCATTGCGCTGGCTGGAACTGCGCAAGATTGGTCGATGA
- a CDS encoding uncharacterized protein (EggNog:ENOG41~antiSMASH:Cluster_1.6~TransMembrane:10 (i12-32o38-59i71-88o108-130i142-164o198-222i234-257o263-285i306-328o343-362i)), with amino-acid sequence MGYWPSKICTILNIVIMLGYGMIDCLVGGQILSAVADGGLSVIVGIIIIAVISWVIVVFGMSTFQTYERWAWVPQLIAAFVLVGSAGTKFDTSIQSTGSASTIRGNRLSFFSLCLSSSIAWAPAAADFYVYYPENTKKWKTFAMTAAGVGLAMSFAYLLGVGLASGTFTQPSWSAANDVSSGALIVEGYHGLGGFGKFLGVLVALGLVANNIPGTYSAALCFQVLGRYGARIPRWILSCVGAIIYTACALGGRNYLYDIFENFLALMGYWVTIFIVITLEEHLIFRRTRGFDWTAWSDPSRLPLGLAAFAAFIVGWVGAILCMYQVYYVGPIAKLASPTGADLGIWVGSSWAMIVFPPLRWLELRKIGR; translated from the exons ATGGGCTACTGGCCCAGCAAGATCTGCACCATCTTGAACATTGTGATTATGCTGGGATATGGCATGATTGACTGTCTCGTAGGAGGTCAGATCCTGTCGGCCGTTGCTGATGGCGGGCTGAGCGTCATTGTCGGCATCATTATAATTGCTGTCATCTCTTGGGTTATTGTCGTCTTTGGCATGTCAACCTTCCAAACATACGAAAG GTGGGCTTGGGTTCCGCAACTCATTGCAGCATTTGTCCTGGTCGGTTCCGCCGGCACCAAATTCGACACCTCTATCCAGTCAACTGGAAGCGCGTCAACCATCAGGGGCAACCGCCTCTCGTTCTTCTCGCTGTGCCTGTCTTCATCCATTGCCTGGGCacccgcagcagcagacttTTACGTCTACTACCCCGAAAACACCAAGAAGTGGAAGACATTCGCCATGACGGCCGCAGGCGTGGGCCTTGCCATGAGCTTTGCATATCTCCTAGGCGTTGGCCTTGCATCCGGGACCTTTACCCAGCCATCGTGGAGCGCTGCCAACGACGTGTCTTCTGGAGCGCTCATCGTCGAAGGATACCACGGCCTGGGGGGTTTTGGAAAGTTTCTCGGCGTCCTCGTTGCCCTCGGCCTCGTCGCGAACAACATCCCCGGCACATATTCTGCGGCTTTGTGCTTTCAGGTGCTTGGCCGATACGGCGCGCGAATCCCGCGATGGATTCTTTCGTGTGTCGGCGCCATCATCTATACTGCGTGTGCTTTGGGTGGACGCAACTACCTCTATGACATTTTTGAGAACTTTTTGGCTCTCATGGGCTATTGGGttaccatcttcatcgtcatcacgcTGGAAGAGCACTTGATTTTTCGTAGAACTCGTGGGTTTGACTGGACAGCTTGGTCTGATCCTTCACGGTTGCCGCTGGGCCTTGCTGCCTTTGCAGCGTTTATCGTCGGATGGGTCGGAGCCATCTTATGCATGTATCAAGTCTATTACGTTGGTCCCATTGCCAAGCTCGCCAGTCCAACAGGGGCTGATCTTGGCATTTGGGTCGGCTCATCATGGGCCATGATTGTATTCCCCCCATTGCGCTGGCTGGAACTGCGCAAGATTGGTCGATGA